ACAGTAAATTGATCTTTGACTTTTTTATTCGACTCTTGTTATAAAATATTTGTGGACACAACGGATCTCTCTATCTTCATACATTGACACCAATAATATAAGATAATAGTACTCTTCTCTCATTTATTCTGTCTCAAAAACCAAGCCCAAATTCTTACAGAGAAAAATATAGTATTGATTTAAAGACATGAAAACTCGAAGAATTGAATTGACTCAGTCTGATCTTACACTCATTCCATTGGATTACATCCAAAAGGGTCTTCTCTTCCCAAAACCTCAAGATCAAGCTCAACCCTTCTCTCAATGGCTAGAACGCTTGAACACCGCTTTCTACAAAGCACTTGACATTTTCTTTCCTCTGGCGGGTCGCCTAGTCATGATCCAAAACGACGACGTTCAGCTCACCAAATCTTTCTTCATAGACTGCAACGACGCCGGTGGTGCTTCCGTCGACCACGTCACCTTTGACGGCGTCACAGTGGCTGATATTCTCGACCCGGTCTACATCCCTGAAGACGTCGTTTACTCCTTCTTTCCCTTGAACAGTGCTTTAAACTACGAAGGAGTTTCGAAGCCATTGCTGGCAGCTCAAGTAACGGAGTTAGTTGACGCAGTTTTCATCGCTCTCTCCGCTAACCATTCCGTTGCGGATGGCACTGTCTTCTGGCTTTTCTTTAACACATGGTCTCGAATTTCTCGCGACAACGGCGTCGTTTTAGACCCTCCCCATCTCGTTTTCGATCGTGACCAGTTCTTTGAAGGTGTCAGCGGTACTGATCTTCCACTTCGAATACCCTTCAACCCAGATGATATAGAAACTCCTAGTTCAACACCAATAACATTGAAGCAAAGAATGCTTCATTTTTCGAAAGAAAGCATAGCCAAACTCAAAGCAAAAGCCAACGCTGAGATAGTCGACTTGCCCACCATGGCCAACGTTAACATATCATCTCTTCAAGCGGTCATGGCTCACCTTTGGGTATCCATAACCCGAAACCGACGTCATCTCAAACCCGAACAGAATGTATACTACATCGTCATAGTGGGTCTCAGGCAAAGAACAGATCCGCCTTTAGCGGAAGCGTATTTTGGTAATGCCGTGTTGATTGGGACAGTGGAGACCACAGCAGAGAAGCTGCTTGAGAAAAATGGATTGGGCTGGGCCGCGTTGCAGATAAATACCATGGTTGCTTCGCAGACATCAGAAAAGGCCAGAGAGTACTTGAAGGATTGGGCCGAAAGCCCAAAAGAAGTAAAAATCCAGAAAGAGTCTGGGGTTCAACTAGGGACTGGTAGTTCACCACGGTTCGATGTTTATGGCAATGACTTCGGCTGGGGAAGACCACTGACAGTGAGAAGTGGTCCAGGGAACAAGTTTGATGGGAAGTTGACTGTTTTTCCTGGGGCTACTGAACAAGGAAGCATTGACTTTGAGGTCTGTCTTCGGTCGGAGACACTTGAATCCATGGCCTACGATGAAGAGTTCTTAGAGACTCTAACTATATgagtgattttatttttatttagggAAATTTTCATCTTCGTCtgagaccaaaaaaaaaaaatgatatgagtACGTGTGCTATGTTAGATTtacttattataattattattaaaatgctCTTGTTTGGAACTGTTGATCAGATTGTGATGTAAACGATTAAGCACATGTTTAATAATTTTCGTCAAAATAATGAGTGTCCCAACACTTTTTTATACCATCTCATTTAAAACTACAACCATACCATATACATTTAATCCATTTTGACGTTTGTTTaggtttcttttcatattttcaACCTACTAGTCCTCTTCCAGGGAAAAAAATTTTATTGTACCCTATCTCCcaccaattatttaaaaatacttcatttatttatttaatatatatttaaattatttataatttttttttcccaACTATATTAACACTATAAATAAATGAGCtgtctattaaaaaaaatatcttgtcCCCATTATAGTGTCTCATccattaataaaattatttaacaACGTTAAAATgaattaacacaaaaaaaaattcccGCTCGAGTTTCTTGCAGCTCTTGAGCTGGAGCCATGGCGAAAACAAGAGCTAGAGTGCAGGGGAAATTGAATTcgaacaagaaaaataagaagaaaggCCCTAATTCAATCTCTGATATCCAAAAGACAAAATCCATGGATGTTGTACTTGGAATGGTTCCAATTGATTTTTCAGATGCTGAAGAGGAACCTATCGACGATTCTGCTCTAGCGAAACAACCTTCTAAACTTCGCGACCTGTTCCCTGAGCCTCTTTCACCCAGATCGTCC
The genomic region above belongs to Humulus lupulus chromosome 1, drHumLupu1.1, whole genome shotgun sequence and contains:
- the LOC133809553 gene encoding uncharacterized acetyltransferase At3g50280-like, which encodes MKTRRIELTQSDLTLIPLDYIQKGLLFPKPQDQAQPFSQWLERLNTAFYKALDIFFPLAGRLVMIQNDDVQLTKSFFIDCNDAGGASVDHVTFDGVTVADILDPVYIPEDVVYSFFPLNSALNYEGVSKPLLAAQVTELVDAVFIALSANHSVADGTVFWLFFNTWSRISRDNGVVLDPPHLVFDRDQFFEGVSGTDLPLRIPFNPDDIETPSSTPITLKQRMLHFSKESIAKLKAKANAEIVDLPTMANVNISSLQAVMAHLWVSITRNRRHLKPEQNVYYIVIVGLRQRTDPPLAEAYFGNAVLIGTVETTAEKLLEKNGLGWAALQINTMVASQTSEKAREYLKDWAESPKEVKIQKESGVQLGTGSSPRFDVYGNDFGWGRPLTVRSGPGNKFDGKLTVFPGATEQGSIDFEVCLRSETLESMAYDEEFLETLTI